The following DNA comes from Funiculus sociatus GB2-C1.
TGTTGATGATTATTCCAGGGGAATTGCGATTTACGGGTGTTGCAGGTTCAGTTGATGATGGCATCCATAGCACCCAGCGGCTAGCAGGGGGTAAGGCAGTTAGTGTTACTGGGTTCTGAGTCAGCCAAATTAAGGGAAGATTGGGCGGACTCACAGCGATCGCATCTTCTCCAGCATATGTTGCGGCTAAGGTTTCTAATACTACGCGATGACCTTGCACTAATCCAGTTAAGGCTGTCCAAAGTTTCACATTTAACTGCCGTCCACTGGCATAGAAGTACAGGGATGCAGCAGCAATTACGGCTTGTTCAAAATCTTCCGGGTTCCAAACGCTGGCACTGTCAAGGCATATAATTACTTCTTGCCCTCCGGTGAAGGTCTCCAACTCGCGGACTTGGAATTGTCCTAACCGGGCGCTGGTTCGCCAGTGAATTAAGCGGGTGGGATCGCCGACTCGGTAAGGACGCAGGGTTCGCGTTACTCCTTCTGTTGCTGCCTGGGAACGGCGATCTATGCTGAGAAATTGGGGACTGGTATCTTGCCCAATTTCATCGATTAGAGGGCAATTGATCAGGGGTAAAACTGTAGGATAGACGAAGGCTGTAGCTGGAACTTGGCGATCGCGCCGACACCAAAATAATCCCAGAGGGGCAGCTGTCTTAAGTTGCACTGTCATCCACCGATAAACACCCCGTTTTTGGGCTGGTTGGTAGTAAATCCAGTGGTGAACGCTTTTCGGGGGAATAGTTTCTATCGGTGTGTGTACAGGTTTTCCGAGGACGAAGGGGAGATCGTCTTGGATTTGTAGCAGGTTTTGGGATTTGTCAACTGGATTTTCTATATCCAATTCGATTGTTAGCTCGTCACCAACACTCACTGGTTGGATGGGACGGCGGTTGACTCGCAATGACTTGAGACTTTGGGCTGGTAAAATAGCCGAGAGTCCCACTATTGCCAACATTACACCACTGATAACATACAGCCAC
Coding sequences within:
- a CDS encoding DUF58 domain-containing protein, whose protein sequence is MKNVDRMAEWLETRWVKPAYAGGILLAIAICFFGAATNTMAGWLYVISGVMLAIVGLSAILPAQSLKSLRVNRRPIQPVSVGDELTIELDIENPVDKSQNLLQIQDDLPFVLGKPVHTPIETIPPKSVHHWIYYQPAQKRGVYRWMTVQLKTAAPLGLFWCRRDRQVPATAFVYPTVLPLINCPLIDEIGQDTSPQFLSIDRRSQAATEGVTRTLRPYRVGDPTRLIHWRTSARLGQFQVRELETFTGGQEVIICLDSASVWNPEDFEQAVIAAASLYFYASGRQLNVKLWTALTGLVQGHRVVLETLAATYAGEDAIAVSPPNLPLIWLTQNPVTLTALPPASRWVLWMPSSTEPATPVNRNSPGIIINTEQPLQVQLQSPLR